One Cellulomonas sp. Y8 DNA segment encodes these proteins:
- a CDS encoding alpha/beta hydrolase produces MTPASRALSRPVPATRRRGLARAAALVAVAALALAGCTAPKEQTEVTTAPTAADVRGLDAIYAQELDWQACGELECATLVVPLDYADPDGDTIEIAVSRHPAAGDRLGSLLINPGGPGSSGIDALSSIALPRFGQEVVERYDLIGFDPRGVASSTPVTCVDGPAMDEIVSTDFDFGTDEGIQAAEDAYGAFGAACLENTGPVLEHVDTVSAAKDMDVLRAVLGDETLNYVGYSYGTQLGATYAALFPQQVGRLVLDGALDPTLSSQELSEGQAQGFENALRAYVADCQAGADCPLTGSVDDGLAQVRSVLDRARKSPLPTGTSRPLTGALAFSGIALPLYDESSWSYLTMGLDAALSGDGSILLQLADLYYDRNADGTYSSNSTQAFWAIGCADDRGTTDVAEMRAQAAAIEEVAPTVGYFFGYGGVICAQWPVPEAGGLDDYSAAGAAPIVVVGTTNDPATPYAWAESLAGTLDSGHLLTYEGEGHTAYGRSNACIADAVDAYLLEGTVPADGTRC; encoded by the coding sequence GTGACTCCCGCCTCGAGAGCCCTCAGCCGACCTGTGCCCGCGACCCGCCGCCGCGGGCTCGCGCGCGCCGCCGCCCTCGTCGCGGTCGCCGCCCTCGCGCTGGCGGGCTGCACGGCCCCGAAGGAGCAGACCGAGGTCACGACCGCGCCGACCGCGGCCGACGTCCGGGGCCTCGACGCGATCTACGCGCAGGAGCTCGACTGGCAGGCCTGCGGCGAGCTGGAGTGCGCCACGCTGGTCGTGCCGCTCGACTACGCCGACCCCGACGGCGACACCATCGAGATCGCCGTCAGCCGGCACCCGGCCGCCGGCGACCGGCTGGGGTCGCTGCTGATCAACCCGGGCGGCCCGGGCTCGTCCGGCATCGACGCGCTGTCGTCGATCGCGCTGCCGCGGTTCGGCCAGGAGGTCGTCGAGCGCTACGACCTGATCGGCTTCGACCCGCGCGGCGTGGCGTCGTCCACCCCCGTGACCTGCGTCGACGGCCCGGCGATGGACGAGATCGTCTCGACCGACTTCGACTTCGGGACTGACGAGGGCATCCAGGCGGCCGAAGACGCGTACGGCGCGTTCGGCGCGGCGTGCCTGGAGAACACCGGCCCGGTGCTGGAGCACGTGGACACGGTGTCCGCCGCCAAGGACATGGACGTGCTGCGGGCGGTCCTCGGCGACGAGACGCTGAACTACGTCGGCTACTCCTACGGCACCCAGCTCGGCGCGACCTACGCGGCGCTGTTCCCGCAGCAGGTCGGGCGCCTGGTGCTCGACGGCGCCCTCGACCCGACGCTGTCCTCGCAGGAGCTCTCCGAGGGCCAGGCGCAGGGCTTCGAGAACGCGCTGCGCGCCTACGTCGCCGACTGCCAGGCCGGCGCGGACTGCCCGCTCACCGGCTCCGTCGACGACGGCCTCGCCCAGGTCCGCTCGGTCCTCGACCGGGCGCGGAAGTCCCCGCTGCCGACCGGCACCTCGCGCCCGCTGACCGGCGCGCTCGCGTTCAGCGGCATCGCGCTCCCGCTGTACGACGAGAGCTCCTGGAGCTACCTCACGATGGGCCTGGACGCGGCGCTGTCCGGCGACGGCTCGATCCTGCTCCAGCTCGCCGACCTGTACTACGACCGGAACGCCGACGGCACGTACTCCTCGAACTCGACCCAGGCGTTCTGGGCCATCGGCTGCGCCGACGACCGCGGCACCACCGACGTCGCCGAGATGCGCGCCCAGGCGGCCGCGATCGAGGAGGTCGCGCCGACCGTCGGGTACTTCTTCGGCTACGGCGGCGTGATCTGCGCGCAGTGGCCCGTGCCCGAGGCGGGCGGCCTGGACGACTACTCCGCGGCCGGCGCCGCGCCGATCGTCGTCGTCGGCACGACCAACGACCCGGCGACGCCGTACGCCTGGGCCGAGAGCCTGGCCGGCACGCTCGACTCCGGGCACCTGCTCACGTACGAGGGCGAGGGGCACACCGCCTACGGCCGGTCGAACGCCTGCATCGCCGACGCCGTCGACGCGTACCTGCTCGAGGGGACCGTGCCCGCCGACGGCACCCGCTGCTGA
- a CDS encoding DNA polymerase III subunit delta' → MTTVWDDVVGQEPAVATLREAVADPSKMTHAWLLTGPPGSGRSNAARAFAAALQDPSGDPRSPGCATVLAGTHPDVTFVSTEGVVIRVDTVRPLVELAQRAPSQGRWRVIVVEDADRLNETSGNVLLKAIEEPPPRTVWLLCAPSPQDVLVTLRSRSRSVALRVPPVEAVADLLVRRDGIDPGVALVAARAAQSHVGVARRLARDPEARARRSTVLRIAPRLRGVGDAVLAAAELVETAQADAKAATEERDAAERQQLLHSLGAEGLTTIPPALRGQVKQLEDEQKRRATRAQRDVLDRAMVDLLSFYRDVLVLQLGADVHLVNAEHEEAARSIAESSTPEQTVRRMDAVGEARTRLEGNVAPLLAVEAMLIALRPQA, encoded by the coding sequence ATGACGACCGTGTGGGACGACGTCGTCGGCCAGGAGCCGGCGGTCGCCACGCTGCGGGAGGCCGTGGCCGACCCGTCGAAGATGACGCACGCCTGGCTGCTCACCGGCCCCCCGGGGTCCGGCCGGTCCAACGCCGCGCGGGCGTTCGCCGCGGCGCTCCAGGACCCGTCCGGCGACCCGCGGAGCCCCGGGTGCGCCACCGTGCTCGCCGGCACGCACCCCGACGTGACGTTCGTGTCGACCGAGGGCGTCGTGATCCGCGTGGACACCGTGCGGCCGCTGGTCGAGCTGGCGCAGCGCGCGCCCTCCCAGGGCCGGTGGCGGGTCATCGTGGTCGAGGACGCGGACCGGCTCAACGAGACCTCGGGCAACGTGCTGCTCAAGGCCATCGAGGAGCCGCCGCCGCGCACCGTCTGGCTGCTGTGCGCCCCGAGCCCCCAGGACGTGCTCGTCACCCTGCGGTCGCGCAGCCGGTCGGTGGCGCTCCGGGTGCCGCCGGTCGAGGCCGTCGCGGACCTGCTGGTGCGCCGGGACGGCATCGACCCCGGTGTCGCCCTGGTGGCGGCCCGCGCGGCGCAGTCGCACGTGGGCGTCGCCCGCCGGCTCGCCCGGGACCCGGAGGCGCGCGCCCGCCGGTCCACCGTGCTGCGGATCGCCCCGCGGCTGCGCGGCGTCGGGGACGCGGTGCTGGCGGCGGCCGAGCTGGTGGAGACCGCGCAGGCGGACGCGAAGGCCGCCACGGAGGAGCGTGACGCGGCCGAGCGGCAGCAGCTGCTGCACTCGCTCGGCGCGGAGGGCCTCACGACGATCCCGCCGGCCCTGCGGGGGCAGGTCAAGCAGCTCGAGGACGAGCAGAAGCGGCGCGCCACCCGCGCGCAGCGCGACGTGCTCGACCGGGCCATGGTCGACCTGCTGTCGTTCTACCGGGACGTGCTGGTGCTCCAGCTCGGCGCCGACGTGCACCTGGTCAACGCCGAGCACGAGGAGGCGGCGCGCTCGATCGCGGAGTCGTCGACGCCCGAGCAGACCGTCCGCCGGATGGACGCCGTGGGGGAGGCCCGCACCCGGCTGGAGGGCAACGTCGCGCCGCTCCTGGCGGTCGAGGCCATGCTCATCGCGCTGCGCCCGCAGGCCTGA
- the tmk gene encoding dTMP kinase: protein MTLPHPPTPAPLPTVPGGLFVSFEGGDGAGKSTQSRLLGDWLTGLGLTVVLTREPGGTELGRVLRREVLHGGHVDPRTEALLYAADRAHHVASLVRPALAAGSVVVTDRYLDSSVAYQGTGRDLGAQEVEDLSLWATGGLLPALTVLLDLDPAAGLGRLSARPDQPDRLESAGDDFHRRTREAFLGRAAADPGRWLVLDAARPVEEIAADVRARVAALLGLAAGGAR, encoded by the coding sequence GTGACGCTGCCCCACCCGCCGACGCCCGCGCCCCTCCCGACCGTGCCCGGCGGCCTGTTCGTGTCGTTCGAGGGCGGCGACGGCGCCGGGAAGTCCACCCAGTCCCGGCTGCTCGGCGACTGGCTGACGGGGCTCGGCCTCACGGTCGTGCTGACCCGCGAGCCCGGCGGCACGGAGCTCGGCCGGGTGCTGCGCCGCGAGGTGCTGCACGGGGGGCATGTCGACCCGCGCACCGAGGCCCTCCTGTACGCCGCCGACCGCGCGCACCACGTCGCGTCGCTGGTCCGGCCGGCGCTCGCGGCCGGGTCGGTCGTCGTGACGGACCGGTACCTCGACTCGTCCGTGGCGTACCAGGGCACCGGGCGCGACCTCGGCGCGCAGGAGGTCGAGGACCTGTCCCTCTGGGCCACCGGCGGGCTGCTGCCCGCGCTCACGGTGCTGCTCGACCTCGACCCCGCGGCGGGGCTGGGCCGGCTGTCCGCGCGCCCCGACCAGCCGGACCGGCTGGAGAGCGCGGGCGACGACTTCCACCGCCGCACGCGGGAGGCGTTCCTGGGGCGGGCCGCCGCGGACCCGGGCCGGTGGCTGGTGCTGGACGCCGCGCGCCCGGTCGAGGAGATCGCCGCCGACGTGCGGGCGCGGGTGGCGGCGCTCCTGGGTCTCGCCGCGGGCGGCGCGCGATGA
- a CDS encoding Gfo/Idh/MocA family protein encodes MALTEDPRTAPSIRWGVLGAGGIAAAFAEAVRSSTRAPIVAVGSRDRTRSERFATAHGIPTTHVGYRDLVEDPQVDAVYVATPHSEHREHALLAIAAGKHVLVEKAFTRNAAEAEEVFAAARAAGVFVMEAMWTRFLPHVAAVHQVIESGEIGEIVSVHADHGQYFPFDPAHRLYDPSLAGGALLDLGVYPVAFAQDFLGVPTQVRAVGALTESGVDGQLAIVLSYGDRTQAALTTTLWAKTPTTAAISGTEGSITIEGSFYAPTSFRVSRRDGRSWTFDQPVQHGLQYEAAEVARRVAEGATESPRMTWADTLGVLRTMDEVRAQVGVVYPGE; translated from the coding sequence ATGGCACTCACCGAGGACCCGCGCACCGCACCGTCGATCCGCTGGGGCGTCCTCGGCGCGGGGGGCATCGCCGCCGCCTTCGCCGAGGCGGTGCGGAGCAGCACCCGCGCCCCGATCGTCGCCGTCGGGTCGCGCGACCGCACCCGGTCCGAGCGGTTCGCCACCGCGCACGGCATCCCCACCACGCACGTCGGGTACCGGGACCTCGTCGAGGACCCGCAGGTCGACGCCGTCTACGTCGCCACCCCGCACTCCGAGCACCGGGAGCACGCCCTGCTCGCGATCGCCGCGGGCAAGCACGTGCTGGTGGAGAAGGCCTTCACCCGCAACGCCGCGGAGGCCGAGGAGGTGTTCGCGGCCGCGCGCGCCGCCGGGGTGTTCGTCATGGAGGCGATGTGGACGCGGTTCCTGCCGCACGTCGCCGCCGTGCACCAGGTGATCGAGTCCGGGGAGATCGGCGAGATCGTCTCCGTGCACGCCGACCACGGCCAGTACTTCCCGTTCGACCCGGCGCACCGGCTCTACGACCCGTCGCTCGCGGGCGGCGCGCTGCTCGACCTCGGCGTGTACCCGGTGGCGTTCGCGCAGGACTTCCTCGGCGTGCCCACCCAGGTCCGCGCGGTCGGCGCGCTGACCGAGTCGGGCGTCGACGGGCAGCTCGCGATCGTGCTGAGCTACGGCGACCGGACGCAGGCGGCGCTCACCACGACGCTGTGGGCGAAGACCCCGACGACGGCCGCGATCTCCGGCACCGAGGGCAGCATCACGATCGAGGGGTCGTTCTACGCGCCGACGTCGTTCCGGGTGAGCCGGCGCGACGGCCGGTCGTGGACGTTCGACCAGCCGGTGCAGCACGGGCTGCAGTACGAGGCGGCCGAGGTCGCGCGGCGCGTCGCCGAGGGCGCGACCGAGAGCCCGCGGATGACCTGGGCGGACACGCTCGGCGTGCTGCGGACGATGGACGAGGTCCGGGCGCAGGTCGGGGTCGTCTACCCCGGCGAGTGA
- a CDS encoding glycerol dehydrogenase, protein MSATQEHPPVRTLISPARYAQGPGAIERLGELVTPIGRTPLVVADDTVWSFVGDAVTRSFDAAGLPLTRDGFGVYATAQAVETIADRAKELGADVVVGVGGGSVIDAVKAAGHLAGTRWVSVPTVASTDAPCSALSVIYDDEGGFEEYRFFPHNPDLVLVDTRLVVNAPVKFLVAGVGDALATWIEARAVARGDGTTMAGGLPTATGTALARLSWDILWEHALPAIDAVRDHLVTPSVEKVVEANTLLSGLGFESGGLAAAHAIHNGLTAAPQTHGLTHGQKVNIGSVTQLVLEGAPVEEIREFVEFTTRVGLPNTLTEVGLTPGDVDDLTRVAEAATAEGETIHAMPFTVRVPDLVDALRSIEGFSRRVRADAGLPEPVPHVAH, encoded by the coding sequence GTGTCCGCGACCCAGGAGCACCCGCCCGTCCGCACCCTCATCAGCCCCGCCCGGTACGCCCAGGGCCCGGGCGCGATCGAACGGCTCGGGGAGCTGGTGACGCCGATCGGCCGCACCCCGCTCGTCGTCGCCGACGACACCGTCTGGTCGTTCGTCGGCGACGCCGTGACCCGGTCCTTCGACGCGGCCGGGCTGCCGCTGACCCGCGACGGGTTCGGCGTGTACGCCACGGCGCAGGCGGTCGAGACGATCGCGGACCGCGCGAAGGAGCTCGGCGCCGACGTGGTGGTGGGCGTGGGCGGTGGCTCGGTCATCGACGCGGTGAAGGCCGCCGGCCACCTCGCGGGGACGCGCTGGGTGTCGGTGCCGACCGTCGCCTCGACGGACGCGCCCTGCTCGGCGCTCTCGGTGATCTACGACGACGAGGGCGGCTTCGAGGAGTACCGGTTCTTCCCGCACAACCCGGACCTGGTGCTCGTCGACACCCGGCTGGTCGTGAACGCCCCGGTGAAGTTCCTCGTCGCGGGGGTCGGCGACGCGCTCGCCACCTGGATCGAGGCCCGGGCGGTGGCCCGCGGCGACGGCACGACGATGGCCGGCGGGCTGCCGACCGCGACCGGGACCGCGCTCGCCCGGCTGTCCTGGGACATCCTCTGGGAGCACGCGCTGCCCGCGATCGACGCGGTGCGCGACCACCTGGTGACCCCGTCCGTGGAGAAGGTCGTCGAGGCCAACACGCTGCTGTCCGGGCTGGGGTTCGAGTCGGGCGGCCTCGCCGCCGCGCACGCGATCCACAACGGCCTCACCGCGGCGCCCCAGACGCACGGGCTGACCCACGGGCAGAAGGTCAACATCGGCTCGGTGACCCAGCTGGTGCTCGAGGGCGCGCCGGTCGAGGAGATCCGGGAGTTCGTGGAGTTCACCACGCGGGTCGGCCTGCCGAACACGCTGACCGAGGTCGGGCTGACGCCCGGCGACGTGGACGACCTGACCCGGGTGGCCGAGGCGGCGACCGCGGAGGGCGAGACGATCCACGCGATGCCGTTCACGGTCCGGGTGCCGGACCTGGTGGACGCGCTGCGGTCGATCGAGGGCTTCTCGCGCCGGGTCCGGGCCGACGCGGGCCTGCCGGAGCCGGTGCCGCACGTCGCGCACTGA